Proteins from a genomic interval of Paenibacillus sp. RC334:
- the rpiB gene encoding ribose 5-phosphate isomerase B, with amino-acid sequence MKIAIGSDHVAVELKAIISAYVNELGHEVIDYGPENSERTDYPKYGKLVAEAVVGKQADAGILICGTGVGISISANKVKGIRAVVCSEPYSAQLSKQHNNTNVLAFGARVVGSELAKMIVKSWLEAEFEGGRHGDRIKMISDIEEQHLC; translated from the coding sequence ATGAAAATTGCCATTGGGAGCGACCATGTGGCTGTAGAGCTTAAAGCGATTATTTCGGCTTATGTTAATGAACTGGGTCATGAGGTCATTGACTACGGGCCGGAAAATTCGGAAAGAACCGACTATCCGAAGTATGGGAAGCTTGTTGCCGAGGCTGTAGTCGGAAAGCAGGCTGACGCAGGTATCCTGATTTGTGGCACAGGTGTGGGGATATCCATCTCGGCCAACAAAGTGAAGGGAATTCGGGCTGTGGTATGCAGTGAGCCTTATTCGGCACAGTTGTCCAAGCAGCACAACAATACGAATGTTCTTGCATTTGGTGCGCGTGTCGTCGGAAGCGAATTGGCGAAAATGATTGTGAAATCATGGCTGGAGGCTGAGTTTGAAGGAGGGCGCCATGGCGACCGCATCAAGATGATATCCGACATCGAGGAACAGCATTTGTGCTGA
- a CDS encoding beta-glucoside-specific PTS transporter subunit IIABC: MSNEKLAKDILASVGGEGNVSSLVHCATRLRFKLKNKDQADKNQTQNIPGVITVVENGGQYQVVIGNTVGDVYKEILKISSIGDDDKSDAAAAPEGNWFNKTVDIISGIFTPFLGALAASGILKGLLLMLASLGWLTKTGGVYSIWFAAADSIFYFLPLAIAVTSSRKFGANTFVALALAGALVYPNIITLYNDKADITFFNIPVVLMSYTSSVIPVIIAVWLLSILEKFLNRVIHDSVKNFITPLICLMVIVPLTLIAVGPIGIYASLGLAKGYTFLYNLSPIVAGIILGAGWQLLVVMGLHWAFVPIMYNNIAVYGYDTMKPLMAPSNFAQAGAALGVFLKTRNPKVKAIAGPAAITGLFGITEPIIYGISIRYKKPFVWAIIGGAIAGAITGASGSVAIAPGIPGLASLPIFFGTGFAGFVIAITVAYVFTAITTYFFGFNDSMEKEMVAVHEEKKETEPAPVLTNETISSPLTGVVKPLSEISDEVFSTGAMGKGVAIVPEEGKLLSPFNGTIANAFRTGHAIGIVSDGGTEILVHIGMDTVKLKGLHFKTHIAEGDRVTKGQLLVEFDIEEIKALGYDITTPIIVTNTAEYSDVKMLGNNRVHTGDSLLEVKL; this comes from the coding sequence ATGTCCAATGAAAAACTGGCAAAAGACATTTTAGCGTCCGTTGGCGGAGAAGGAAATGTCTCTAGCTTGGTGCATTGTGCCACTCGGTTGAGATTTAAATTAAAAAACAAGGATCAGGCCGACAAGAACCAGACACAAAATATTCCCGGAGTTATTACAGTTGTTGAAAACGGTGGACAATATCAAGTGGTCATTGGAAATACGGTAGGCGACGTATATAAAGAAATTTTAAAGATCAGCAGCATTGGAGATGACGACAAATCGGATGCAGCCGCTGCTCCTGAAGGCAACTGGTTCAACAAAACGGTGGACATTATTTCCGGTATTTTCACACCATTTTTGGGGGCACTAGCAGCTTCCGGGATCTTGAAAGGGCTTTTATTAATGCTTGCCTCGTTGGGATGGCTCACCAAAACAGGTGGTGTCTATTCGATCTGGTTCGCTGCTGCAGACAGTATCTTTTATTTCCTGCCGCTGGCGATTGCAGTCACTTCTTCGAGAAAGTTTGGAGCGAATACATTTGTAGCGCTTGCATTAGCGGGAGCTCTGGTATACCCGAATATTATTACTTTGTATAACGATAAAGCGGATATTACGTTCTTCAATATTCCTGTTGTTCTTATGAGTTATACTTCTTCGGTTATTCCAGTGATTATCGCGGTTTGGTTACTATCCATTCTGGAGAAATTCCTGAATAGAGTTATTCATGATAGCGTGAAAAACTTTATAACGCCACTTATCTGTCTTATGGTCATTGTTCCCTTGACTCTGATCGCGGTTGGACCGATTGGAATATATGCGAGCTTGGGACTGGCTAAGGGTTACACTTTCTTATATAATTTGAGTCCGATTGTAGCAGGAATCATTTTGGGTGCTGGGTGGCAGCTGCTGGTAGTTATGGGTCTTCACTGGGCGTTTGTGCCTATTATGTACAATAACATTGCGGTATACGGTTATGATACCATGAAACCATTAATGGCACCTTCTAACTTTGCACAAGCAGGTGCGGCACTGGGTGTATTCCTTAAAACTAGAAATCCAAAAGTTAAAGCGATTGCAGGCCCTGCGGCAATAACCGGTTTGTTCGGCATCACGGAACCGATCATCTACGGGATTAGTATTCGCTACAAAAAACCATTCGTATGGGCTATTATCGGTGGTGCTATCGCCGGGGCGATCACGGGTGCTTCGGGTTCCGTGGCCATTGCTCCAGGTATCCCGGGCTTGGCATCCCTGCCGATTTTCTTCGGTACAGGATTCGCCGGATTCGTAATTGCTATTACGGTAGCTTATGTATTCACAGCCATTACCACATATTTCTTTGGATTTAATGATTCCATGGAAAAAGAAATGGTTGCAGTCCATGAAGAGAAAAAAGAAACTGAACCAGCTCCTGTGCTGACGAATGAGACCATTTCCAGCCCACTGACAGGTGTCGTCAAACCGTTATCCGAGATATCTGATGAAGTGTTCTCCACGGGAGCCATGGGTAAAGGCGTTGCTATTGTACCTGAGGAGGGCAAGCTGCTCTCGCCATTCAACGGAACGATAGCTAATGCCTTCCGTACAGGCCATGCGATTGGCATTGTGTCGGATGGAGGAACAGAGATTCTGGTTCACATCGGCATGGACACCGTCAAATTGAAAGGACTACATTTTAAAACGCATATCGCTGAGGGTGATCGGGTAACCAAAGGTCAATTGCTGGTCGAGTTCGATATTGAGGAAATTAAAGCTCTGGGCTATGACATTACTACACCGATTATTGTGACCAATACAGCTGAATACTCGGATGTTAAGATGCTGGGAAATAACCGAGTACACACGGGAGATTCATTGCTGGAGGTCAAGCTATGA
- a CDS encoding DUF4867 family protein, with product MKTIERLNQVNAPLVIYEVMSKAFRTYGRLLTHFNTAELTKYAKETTSVPNQGNHYVPSVAELEAFGVIRQIQDEVYGQLPIQAGFCTGQNTGLTGLEYHQGSEVVIAATDCIHLVGRVQDIENNSFDSGNVQAFFQPKNTVVELYSTTLHYAPCKVDSEGYLTIVLLPEGTNMPLVSGESSRGNPMLTKKNKFLMVHSTQTEKIAVGVHPGLHGKLLNISSI from the coding sequence ATGAAGACTATTGAAAGACTAAATCAAGTCAATGCACCTTTGGTCATTTATGAGGTAATGAGTAAAGCGTTCCGTACGTATGGGAGGCTGCTGACTCATTTTAATACCGCAGAGCTCACCAAGTATGCAAAAGAAACCACTAGCGTTCCCAATCAGGGAAATCATTATGTACCCTCGGTGGCAGAACTCGAAGCCTTTGGCGTAATTCGTCAGATTCAAGATGAGGTATACGGCCAACTCCCGATTCAGGCTGGCTTTTGCACAGGGCAGAATACGGGCCTGACCGGGCTGGAATATCATCAGGGCAGCGAGGTGGTGATTGCCGCGACGGACTGTATTCACCTTGTCGGCAGAGTGCAGGACATTGAAAATAATTCCTTTGACAGCGGAAATGTTCAGGCTTTTTTCCAACCCAAAAACACGGTGGTCGAGCTATATTCTACGACACTTCATTATGCTCCTTGCAAAGTTGACAGTGAAGGGTATTTGACAATAGTGCTTCTCCCGGAAGGAACTAATATGCCGCTTGTATCTGGAGAAAGCAGCCGGGGGAATCCAATGCTTACGAAGAAAAACAAATTTCTTATGGTTCATAGTACACAGACGGAAAAAATCGCGGTCGGGGTTCATCCCGGGCTGCACGGCAAGCTGCTGAATATTTCATCAATTTGA
- a CDS encoding Asp23/Gls24 family envelope stress response protein, which yields MLIQNVLGSIAISKDAISKIIGKTATATMGIASMSTGVVEGITNKLSGKSLQNGIELHVTESGLDVDLSIVVHYGTRMYDVGRELQKNVREAIEKYTGLSIGMINVKVQGISLSVN from the coding sequence ATGTTAATTCAAAACGTATTGGGGAGTATTGCGATTTCCAAAGATGCTATTTCTAAAATCATTGGCAAGACAGCAACGGCAACAATGGGAATTGCATCGATGTCAACAGGAGTCGTCGAAGGAATCACTAACAAGTTAAGTGGGAAAAGCCTGCAAAATGGCATTGAGCTTCATGTGACAGAATCAGGACTGGATGTCGATTTAAGCATTGTCGTTCATTACGGGACAAGAATGTACGATGTAGGCAGAGAATTACAGAAGAATGTTCGGGAAGCCATTGAGAAATATACGGGCCTATCCATTGGCATGATAAACGTCAAAGTACAAGGGATATCCCTATCCGTTAATTAA
- a CDS encoding TetR/AcrR family transcriptional regulator codes for MKKDMTTIKQVRLNSLLDVATMLLIEKPNASMNEIADYAGIGIATLHRYVESREQLMIYLGFRAIEVVSETMKGISLDEENYENYIPELIETLIPLGDKIYFLAHDASVNFNKEIEGADQKLREPILHVIEILQQKGYFHPHVDKDWIMNVLYSLLFLTWQQVRNGNIAKNSAAALVVNTFYHGFKATDY; via the coding sequence ATGAAGAAAGACATGACAACGATCAAGCAAGTGAGGCTTAACAGCCTTTTGGATGTTGCTACCATGCTACTTATTGAAAAGCCAAACGCCTCCATGAATGAGATTGCTGATTATGCAGGAATTGGTATTGCCACATTGCATCGATATGTTGAAAGCAGAGAGCAACTGATGATTTATCTGGGATTTCGGGCCATCGAAGTCGTAAGTGAAACCATGAAAGGGATTTCCTTGGACGAGGAAAACTATGAAAATTACATTCCAGAGTTGATTGAGACACTTATTCCGTTAGGAGACAAAATTTATTTTCTTGCTCATGATGCATCCGTCAACTTCAACAAGGAAATTGAAGGAGCGGATCAGAAGCTAAGGGAACCCATCCTGCATGTGATTGAAATATTGCAACAAAAGGGTTATTTTCACCCGCATGTCGATAAAGATTGGATCATGAATGTCCTCTACTCGCTGCTATTCCTAACATGGCAGCAAGTAAGGAACGGCAATATTGCGAAAAATTCTGCGGCGGCACTGGTTGTAAATACTTTTTACCATGGATTCAAAGCAACTGATTACTGA
- the nirB gene encoding nitrite reductase large subunit NirB, translated as MANSKQKLVVIGNGMAGINTVEQILKLTDKYEITVLGNEPHPNYNRIMLSYVLEGSKTIEDIILNDLQWYEDQGITLYTGKTVRSIDGERKRIHTEDGLEMDYDVALVATGSQSFILPIPGKELPGVIGFRDIADCSAMLEAAKTYKKAAVIGGGLLGLEAAKGLVNLGMDVTVIHLMEDLMERQLDPEASTMLRAELERQGIKFAMQMQTAEVYGQDRVQGLRFSDGSELEADLVVMTVGIKPNIQVAVQSGMETNRGIVVDDWMRTSMPDVYAVGECVEHRGICYGLVAPLFEQGSVIAKHLAGADTEGYMGSVVSTKLKISGVDVFSAGEFITASEHTVIVAKDEWKRTYKKILLHENRIVGTVLFGDVSESASLQKYVRQQTLMTDEIYGQLMGTGCSKDGAKTLSAETMADDEIVCGCNGVTKKAIVDAIHENGLTTVDEIKACTGATRSCGGCKPVVEQILQYVLGDSFKTAAKQGICGCTTWSRDEIVAAIKTKGLTTTREVMNVLGWQNDEGCSKCRPALNYYLGMINPDTYENEEDSRFVNERLHANIQKDGTFTVVPRMYGGVTTPEDLKKIADVSLKYNVKVVKVTGGQRLDLIGVRKEDLPKVWEELDMPSGYAYAKSLRTVKTCVGSQFCRFGTQDSMGMGELLERKFERLDFPAKFKLAVNGCPRNCAESCTKDIGIVGNDGGWEIFIGGNGGIKARLADSLCKVKTDDELIEIVGSVMQLYRETGQYLERTSEWVERTGLEEIREAVVHDVDHRKALIERIEFALQQVEDPWRKIINDADSRKNLFEVVTPSVV; from the coding sequence ATGGCAAACAGTAAACAGAAGCTTGTTGTTATAGGGAACGGGATGGCTGGTATCAATACGGTCGAACAAATTCTAAAATTAACGGATAAATATGAAATTACGGTCCTTGGAAATGAGCCCCATCCGAACTATAACAGGATCATGCTCTCTTATGTTTTGGAAGGGAGTAAAACCATTGAGGACATCATTCTGAACGATTTGCAATGGTACGAGGACCAAGGTATTACTTTATATACTGGGAAAACGGTGCGAAGCATCGACGGAGAAAGAAAGAGGATTCACACTGAGGATGGACTTGAAATGGATTACGATGTAGCTTTGGTGGCTACTGGCTCTCAATCGTTTATCTTGCCTATTCCGGGAAAAGAATTACCAGGCGTCATCGGTTTTCGAGATATCGCCGATTGCTCGGCAATGCTTGAGGCGGCGAAAACTTATAAAAAGGCAGCAGTCATTGGTGGAGGGCTGTTGGGACTGGAAGCGGCTAAAGGTTTGGTCAATCTCGGCATGGACGTAACGGTCATTCATTTGATGGAGGATCTGATGGAGCGTCAGCTGGACCCGGAAGCTTCTACGATGCTGAGGGCAGAACTAGAACGTCAGGGGATCAAGTTTGCTATGCAAATGCAAACTGCAGAGGTGTACGGTCAAGATCGGGTACAGGGACTGCGGTTTTCGGACGGAAGCGAACTGGAAGCGGATTTGGTCGTTATGACCGTTGGGATTAAGCCTAATATTCAGGTGGCTGTGCAAAGTGGTATGGAAACGAACCGTGGAATTGTGGTCGATGATTGGATGAGGACCTCCATGCCGGATGTATATGCTGTAGGGGAGTGTGTTGAACACCGCGGGATCTGTTACGGCCTGGTTGCTCCGCTGTTCGAACAGGGAAGTGTAATTGCCAAACATTTGGCAGGTGCGGATACCGAAGGCTATATGGGATCGGTGGTTTCCACCAAGCTCAAAATTTCAGGAGTGGATGTTTTCTCGGCTGGTGAATTCATAACTGCTTCTGAGCATACGGTGATTGTAGCCAAGGATGAGTGGAAGCGCACTTACAAAAAAATACTGCTTCATGAAAACAGGATTGTCGGAACTGTACTGTTCGGAGATGTGAGCGAATCCGCCAGTCTTCAAAAATATGTGCGGCAGCAAACGTTGATGACAGATGAGATATATGGACAACTCATGGGTACCGGATGCAGTAAAGACGGGGCTAAAACCTTATCCGCTGAAACGATGGCTGATGACGAAATTGTCTGCGGCTGCAACGGTGTGACTAAAAAGGCGATTGTTGATGCGATCCATGAAAATGGATTGACCACAGTCGACGAAATTAAGGCATGTACCGGGGCAACGCGGTCCTGCGGAGGGTGCAAGCCGGTCGTTGAACAAATTCTCCAGTATGTTCTTGGAGACAGCTTCAAGACGGCTGCCAAGCAAGGAATATGTGGCTGCACAACATGGAGCCGGGATGAAATTGTTGCTGCTATCAAAACCAAGGGGCTTACAACGACACGTGAAGTTATGAATGTACTAGGTTGGCAGAATGATGAAGGATGCTCCAAATGCCGCCCGGCGCTGAATTATTATTTGGGAATGATTAACCCGGATACCTATGAAAATGAGGAAGATTCCCGGTTTGTGAACGAGCGACTGCACGCGAATATTCAAAAGGATGGAACATTTACAGTTGTGCCAAGAATGTACGGCGGTGTAACAACTCCGGAGGATTTGAAGAAAATAGCTGATGTTTCTCTTAAATACAACGTTAAAGTAGTTAAAGTAACAGGAGGACAGCGGCTGGATTTGATTGGTGTCCGTAAAGAGGATTTGCCTAAAGTGTGGGAAGAACTCGATATGCCGTCGGGATATGCCTATGCCAAATCCCTTCGTACAGTTAAAACCTGTGTTGGATCACAATTTTGCCGTTTTGGTACACAGGATTCTATGGGAATGGGAGAATTGCTGGAACGGAAATTTGAAAGATTGGATTTTCCGGCAAAATTTAAATTAGCGGTCAACGGATGTCCGCGCAACTGTGCGGAATCATGTACAAAGGATATCGGGATTGTGGGCAATGATGGAGGCTGGGAGATTTTTATCGGTGGAAACGGTGGTATAAAAGCGCGGTTGGCTGATTCGCTCTGCAAAGTGAAAACGGACGATGAACTGATTGAGATTGTGGGAAGCGTGATGCAACTGTACCGGGAAACAGGCCAATATCTGGAGCGTACTTCGGAATGGGTGGAACGGACCGGCCTTGAAGAGATTCGGGAGGCTGTCGTTCACGATGTAGATCATCGCAAAGCTTTAATAGAACGGATCGAATTTGCACTGCAACAGGTTGAAGACCCATGGAGAAAGATCATCAACGATGCCGATTCGCGCAAAAATTTATTTGAAGTAGTTACACCGTCTGTTGTGTGA
- the nirD gene encoding nitrite reductase small subunit NirD has product MIKHAEWLIVGHSKDFPNRIGRTIRLDDNEIAVFRTSENKLYAVENSSPHPKGGPLTEAMVSGHYIYDPLCDWKIDLETGIVQEPDHGQIKTFTIWEDGEEVKISL; this is encoded by the coding sequence ATGATCAAACATGCTGAGTGGCTTATCGTCGGTCACAGTAAGGATTTTCCAAATAGAATTGGGCGGACGATCCGGTTGGATGATAACGAAATCGCAGTTTTCCGCACTTCGGAGAACAAGCTTTACGCTGTTGAAAATTCCAGCCCGCATCCTAAAGGGGGGCCGCTTACCGAAGCGATGGTATCCGGTCATTACATTTATGACCCGCTATGTGATTGGAAGATTGATTTGGAGACGGGTATCGTTCAAGAGCCTGATCACGGACAAATTAAAACATTCACCATTTGGGAAGATGGAGAAGAAGTGAAAATATCACTTTAA
- a CDS encoding exosporium glycoprotein BclB-related protein, with translation MKHRKPFRFSGASKKDEDCKPPKISRETEELLKLIKELVAIIPLVFANPSVANVTSLQQILQRLLALANKLRLRGSAKTDLLAALELAIVASEATLFSPIGVGTTLQQLLEVLLSIILQEPLDPALKDSLISAIRNAETAISIALGGTAGTPGPQGPAGPAGPGGAPGPVGGPGPVGAAGPAGPVGPAGPVGPVGAAGPVGAAGPVGAAGPIGAAGPVGAAGAAGATGATGATGAAGPAGGATGATGAVGATGATGAAGVAGATGTTGTAGAVGATGATGTAGAIGATGATGTAGAVGATGATGTAGAVGATGATGTAGVTGATGSGAIIPFASGGPAILTTIVGGLVGTTSLIGFGSSATGISLVGGTIDLTGTLAGPLINFAFSVPRDGVITSIAGYFSTTAALTLVGSTATITAQLFSSTTPDNTFTAVPGATVTLAPPLTGIIALGTISNGITTGLAIPVTAQTRLLLVFSATATGLSLVNTIVGYASAGITIT, from the coding sequence ATGAAACACAGAAAACCGTTCAGGTTCAGTGGTGCTTCAAAAAAAGACGAGGACTGCAAACCACCTAAAATTAGCAGAGAAACGGAAGAACTTCTCAAACTGATTAAGGAATTAGTCGCCATCATCCCGCTCGTTTTCGCAAACCCGTCTGTGGCTAATGTAACTTCATTGCAACAGATTTTACAGCGATTATTAGCTCTCGCAAATAAATTGAGACTTAGAGGCTCGGCTAAGACAGATTTATTAGCGGCGTTGGAACTGGCTATCGTGGCGTCGGAAGCCACTCTTTTCTCCCCGATCGGTGTTGGAACGACACTGCAACAACTGCTGGAAGTCTTATTGTCTATTATTTTGCAGGAACCCCTTGATCCTGCTCTTAAAGACAGTTTGATCAGTGCAATCAGAAATGCCGAAACGGCTATCAGTATTGCGTTGGGTGGCACGGCAGGAACCCCCGGTCCACAAGGGCCCGCTGGGCCTGCTGGTCCGGGCGGTGCTCCAGGACCTGTCGGTGGACCAGGGCCGGTGGGTGCGGCAGGACCAGCAGGTCCAGTTGGACCTGCTGGTCCTGTCGGACCTGTCGGGGCTGCCGGACCTGTTGGAGCCGCCGGACCTGTTGGAGCCGCCGGACCTATCGGCGCCGCTGGGCCAGTAGGCGCCGCCGGGGCTGCTGGAGCCACCGGGGCTACAGGAGCTACAGGCGCGGCAGGACCTGCCGGGGGGGCTACCGGGGCCACGGGCGCCGTTGGAGCCACAGGCGCTACGGGCGCAGCGGGGGTCGCTGGGGCTACAGGAACTACGGGCACGGCGGGCGCTGTCGGAGCTACCGGGGCCACGGGCACGGCGGGGGCCATTGGAGCTACCGGGGCCACAGGCACGGCGGGGGCCGTCGGAGCTACCGGGGCCACAGGCACGGCGGGCGCTGTCGGAGCTACCGGGGCCACGGGTACAGCAGGGGTTACTGGAGCCACCGGTTCGGGGGCAATCATTCCATTTGCTTCGGGTGGACCAGCAATTTTGACAACCATTGTCGGCGGGCTGGTTGGAACCACAAGTTTGATCGGCTTTGGAAGCTCAGCAACAGGCATTAGCCTTGTGGGTGGAACCATTGACCTGACAGGCACACTTGCAGGGCCACTGATTAACTTTGCTTTTTCTGTACCACGGGATGGCGTAATTACATCCATCGCTGGATATTTTAGTACAACAGCTGCGCTAACTCTCGTTGGATCAACCGCGACGATTACTGCCCAGTTGTTTAGTTCGACTACACCTGATAACACCTTTACAGCGGTCCCTGGGGCTACCGTTACATTAGCTCCACCACTGACTGGCATCATTGCCTTGGGTACCATTTCCAATGGCATCACTACCGGATTGGCTATACCAGTAACCGCGCAGACTCGTCTGCTCCTTGTCTTCTCTGCAACAGCTACGGGACTCTCCCTCGTAAACACCATCGTGGGTTATGCGAGCGCAGGCATTACCATCACCTGA
- a CDS encoding LysR family transcriptional regulator, giving the protein MNLEQLTYVVEVDKVKSLSEAALRLHVSQSAISQAITALEKELGLKLFIRSRSGTTSTEEGQLFIKKAFEATKIIQEMLLESENRKHALSGLLRLGTMPAEMATLVNVIVSLKKEHPEVHIEITEQGSLKTLQLVRQGKIDLGMIALPEDLLQQEALPFDTLYQGKMMVVAGRNSPLASQKSITPEEMRAYSFVLYKDDYIDMFIRDFTEQFGDVNILFKTNSDSAIQSAILEGLAISIGHDYSFQKATMERGQSVHLLEIERFAQQPVHFGWIRSANSSRSAINEYFIQRYKLEARFGNTENRY; this is encoded by the coding sequence TTGAACTTGGAACAATTAACTTATGTTGTAGAGGTCGATAAAGTAAAATCACTCTCCGAGGCAGCTCTACGTCTGCATGTGTCTCAATCCGCCATCAGTCAGGCCATAACCGCTCTCGAAAAAGAACTTGGACTCAAGCTGTTCATCCGTTCAAGATCCGGTACAACCTCCACGGAAGAAGGCCAGCTATTTATTAAGAAAGCTTTTGAAGCAACGAAAATCATTCAAGAAATGCTGCTGGAATCGGAAAATCGGAAGCACGCCTTAAGTGGTTTACTGCGTTTGGGCACTATGCCTGCGGAAATGGCGACACTGGTCAACGTTATTGTCTCACTAAAGAAGGAGCATCCGGAAGTTCACATTGAGATCACGGAGCAAGGCTCTCTAAAGACCCTTCAACTGGTGCGGCAAGGTAAAATTGATCTGGGCATGATTGCTCTACCCGAGGATTTACTACAGCAGGAGGCTCTACCCTTCGATACTCTCTACCAAGGCAAAATGATGGTTGTTGCCGGACGGAACTCTCCGCTGGCTTCACAGAAATCTATTACCCCTGAGGAAATGAGAGCCTATTCCTTTGTTTTATATAAGGATGACTATATCGATATGTTTATCAGAGACTTTACCGAGCAGTTTGGTGACGTGAATATTTTGTTCAAGACGAACTCGGATAGTGCAATTCAGAGCGCTATATTAGAAGGACTGGCTATTTCGATAGGTCACGATTATTCCTTTCAAAAGGCGACCATGGAGCGGGGCCAATCCGTCCATCTATTGGAAATTGAGCGCTTTGCGCAGCAGCCTGTTCATTTTGGTTGGATCAGATCGGCTAACAGCTCGCGTTCCGCAATTAACGAATATTTTATACAGCGTTACAAGTTGGAAGCCCGGTTTGGAAATACAGAAAATCGATATTAA
- a CDS encoding 2,3-butanediol dehydrogenase, with product MKAAVIYGTKDVRVEEVQEPGIQPGKVKVKVEWAGICGSDLHAYHHGVGVSETPHPLTKRGLPLVLGHEFAGVITEVGEGVAHLLPGDRVAVEPIVYSQDDYYVQQGKYNLANNFGFIGLQGDGGFAEFALVEAHQAHKLPDSVSLEEGALIEPTAVAVHAVRESQLKIGNSVVVFGAGPIGILTIIAAKSAGAAEIIAVDISSERLEKALEVGATVVINSANEDVTAQILSLHEYGVDIAYEAAGVQATFTSGLEVLKKGGQLVVVAAYAKPVTLDVNSILIKEVSIRTSIAYRHIFPEVIAMIAAGRLDIKKVITQKITLDRIVEDGLELLISDKRQSKILIDTQG from the coding sequence ATGAAAGCAGCCGTAATTTATGGAACCAAGGATGTACGTGTTGAAGAGGTCCAAGAGCCTGGCATACAGCCTGGCAAGGTCAAGGTCAAAGTTGAATGGGCCGGAATTTGTGGAAGTGATCTCCATGCGTATCATCACGGGGTAGGTGTATCTGAAACACCACATCCTCTTACCAAGCGCGGACTTCCACTGGTGCTGGGGCACGAATTTGCTGGAGTGATTACTGAGGTGGGAGAAGGCGTAGCCCATCTTTTGCCCGGAGATCGGGTGGCGGTTGAGCCGATTGTGTACTCACAGGATGATTATTATGTACAGCAAGGGAAGTATAACCTGGCAAATAATTTCGGATTTATAGGTCTTCAAGGTGACGGAGGCTTTGCTGAGTTCGCTCTGGTTGAAGCGCATCAGGCGCATAAGCTTCCTGACTCCGTGTCTCTTGAGGAAGGAGCCCTTATTGAGCCAACTGCTGTAGCAGTTCATGCCGTTCGGGAAAGTCAGTTGAAGATCGGGAATAGCGTGGTTGTCTTTGGAGCCGGCCCCATCGGTATTCTAACGATTATTGCCGCCAAATCGGCGGGTGCTGCGGAAATTATAGCCGTGGATATTTCCTCGGAAAGACTGGAGAAGGCTCTTGAGGTAGGGGCAACCGTTGTGATTAATAGTGCCAATGAAGATGTGACTGCCCAAATACTCTCCTTGCATGAATACGGGGTTGATATTGCTTATGAAGCGGCAGGCGTACAGGCTACGTTTACGAGCGGGTTGGAGGTGCTGAAAAAAGGAGGACAATTGGTCGTTGTCGCAGCATACGCGAAACCGGTGACTTTGGATGTGAACAGCATCCTGATCAAAGAAGTATCCATTCGAACCTCAATCGCCTATCGGCATATCTTCCCTGAAGTCATTGCTATGATTGCGGCAGGCAGACTGGATATTAAGAAGGTCATTACTCAAAAAATAACGCTGGATCGTATCGTAGAGGATGGTTTGGAGCTTTTAATTTCAGACAAGCGTCAATCTAAAATCTTAATTGATACGCAAGGTTAG